The following proteins are co-located in the Cutaneotrichosporon cavernicola HIS019 DNA, chromosome: 3 genome:
- the PRD1 gene encoding uncharacterized protein (Peptidase family M3), translating to MPATYPKPPTAPPHWVYTPKNIETNVESYITDTDKLLDQIAALPQGQRTFDNTVRRMAFHDSAADKGIEPGLFLQYVSQDEGVRNASVDADKKLQEYGLKTIAREDIYQALLDAEADAKAENKLNSEEQRLMDRMIRDRKRNGLGLEKSKRDELLKIQTKIMGLEVDFQRACNEEKGFLLFTEEELVGVPEAAIEGYPKEGDKYKVTYKTPDIVPIFQYADNPETRRRAQLGYEGKTIQNVPVLEEIIELRKQVADILGFENFADYILDIKMAKDSKTVMDFLNDLRTKLTPLGEAEKKNFLELKKEVHKEKGYAPDDELNLWDYRYYDRLWTERKLALDDEKVKEYFPVSKVVPTILDIYKQLLSVQFYPVPRDEEHGGNTWHNDAEAYAVWDHQDGKDTEFLGYMYLDLFPRENKYGHAAVWGLIPGWTKEDGGRSYPTVCMVANLAKPTPKRPALMKHSDVVTFFHEMGHAFHGLCSRTQFSRFHGTHVARDFVEAPSQMLENWCWLPEQLKSMSSHYETGESLPDDLIQSIVKSKNVNQGLFNLRQLFFGLYDMTLHTSKENIDQTKLWCDLRKDVSLVTTKGEYIGGQSGFAHIVGGYGAGYYGYLYSLVFAADMFETVFSKAPMSPENGMKYRNEILKVGGSRDEMDSLVALLGRKPTNDAFLRDLLGGAEGEAARL from the exons ATGCCCGCTACCT acccTAAGCCCCCTACAGCGCCCCCGCACTGGGTGTATACTCCTAAGAACATCGAGACCAACGTCGAGAGTTACATCACTGATACGGacaagctcctcgatcAGATCGCTGCGCTGCCCCAGGGCCAGCGCACGTTCGACAACACGGTCCGCCGCATGGCCTTCCACGACTCAGCGGCGGACAAGGGCATCGAGCCCGGGCTCTTCCTGCAGTACGTGAGCCAGGACGAGGGTGTGCGCAATGCGtccgtcgacgccgacaagAAGCTCCAG GAATACGGACTCAAGACGATTGCTCGCGAGGATATCTACCAGGCgctccttgacgccgaggccgacgccaaggccgagaacaAGCTCAACTCCGAGGAGCAGCGTCTCATGGACCGCATGATCCGAGACCGCAAGCGCAACGGTTTAGGCCTTGAGAAGagcaagcgcgacgagcttctCAAGATCCAGACCAAGATCATGGGCCTCGAAGTTGACTTCCAGCGTGCCTGcaacgaggagaagggctTCCTTCTCTTCACCGaagaggagctcgtcggcgtgcCTGAGGCCGCGATCGAGGGCTACCCTAAGGAAGGTGACAAGTACAAGGTCACCTACAAGACTCCTGACATCGTGCCCATCTT CCAGTACGCGGACAACCCCgagacgcgccgccgtgccCAGCTCGGATACGAGGGAAAGACGATTCAGAACGTGCctgtgctcgaggagattATCGAGCTCCGCAAGCAGGTCGCCGACATCCTTGGGTTCGAGAACTTTGCCGACTACATCCTTGAC ATCAAGATGGCCAAGGACTCAAAGACGGTGATGGACTTCCTGAACGACTTGCGCACGAAGCTCAcgccgctcggcgaggcggagaagaagaacttcctcgagctcaagaaggaggttCACAAGGAGAAGGGTTACGCGccggacgacgagctcaacctcTGGGACTACCGCTACTACGACCGTCTCTGGACAGagcgcaagctcgcgctcgacgacgagaaggtcaaggagtACTTCCCCGTGAGCAAGGTCGTGCCCACTATCCTCGACATCTACAAGCAGCTTCTGAGCGTGCAATTCTACCCTGTCCctcgcgacgaggagcatggGGGTAACACATGGCACAACG ACGCCGAGGCGTACGCCGTGTGGGACCACCAGGACGGTAAGGACACCGAGTTCCTCGGGTACATGTatctcgacctcttccCGCGCGAGAACAAATACggccacgccgccgtctGGGGCCTGATCCCCGGCTggaccaaggaggacggcggGCGCTCGTACCCAACCGTTTGCATGGttgccaacctcgccaagccTACGCCCAAGCGCCCCGCGCTGATGAAGCACTCGGACGTTGTGACGTTTTTCCACGAGATGGGTCACGCTTTCCACGGCCTGTGCTCCAGGACGCAGTTCAGCCGTTTCCACGGCACTCACGTGGCAAGAGACTTCGTCGAGGCCCCGTCGCAGATGCTTGAGAACTG GTGCTGGCTCCCTGAGCAGCTCAAGAGCATGTCGTCGCACTACGAGACCGGCGAGAGCCTCCCGGACGACCTGATCCAGAGCATTGTCAAGAGCAAGAATGTCAACCAGGGCCTGTTTAACCTCCGCCAGCTCTTCTTCGGGCTGTACGACATGACGCTCCACACGTCCAAGGAGAACATCGACCAGACCAAGCTGTGGTGCGACCTGCGCAAGGACGTCTCGCTCGTGACCACCAAGGGCGAGTACATCGGTGGCCAGAGTGGCTTCGCGCACATCGTCGGCGGCTATGGTGCTGG ctaCTACGGCTACCTCTACTCGCTTGTGTTTGCAGCGGACATGTTCGAGACCGTGTTCAGCAAGGCACCAATGTCGCCAGAGAACGGTATGAAGTACCGGAATGAGATCCTCAAGGTTGGCGGCAGCCGTGACGAGATGGActcgctcgtcgctctGCTCGGCCGCAAGCCGACTAACGACGCGTTCCTGCGCGACCTCCTGGGCGGTGCAGAGGGTGAGGCTGCGCGCCTgtga